GTGTGGGATTAGCGGATTTTGTTCGCTACCGTTATTTTCCGACTTTAGGCCGGTTTAATGTCTATTTGCTGGATAATACTTATCTCCAGTTGCTTTGGAAGACCGGGATTTTAGGACTTACTCTATTTTTGGGGATGATGGGTTTTTTCCTTGCCCGCGCCTGGTTCATTTTAAAAAAAGGTAGGACTACCTTTGATAAGATAATTGGTTCCAGCATCTTTTTTTCGTTTTTAACCCTAATGATTAGTGGTTTACAGTGTGCCATTTTGGTTGGTTACCGATTTAATTTGGTTTGGGCAGTGCTCGCGGGAATTACTGAATTGAGAGCGAGGGAGATAAAAAACCAGATTGAGAGAAAAGATTAAAGATGTCTAACACTTACCAATCATTGGGGAAGAGATTAGTGATCGGGAGTAGTTACTATTATACCTCTCTTCTAATCAACAAGGCGATAACTACCATCTCTTCCATCTTTTTGGCTCGGACCCTTGGTCCAACCAATTTTGGGATGATTTCTATCGTCAATTATCTCCTCCTCCTCCTCCTTTTTTTTACCGGTTTTGGTATCCCTACCGCCAGTGTGAAATTAATCACCGCCTATTGGACAGAAGATAGAAGAGAAGCGAGTAGTTTCATCAGCAGTGCTTTTTTTATCAATCTGTTAATCATCATCTTAATCACCCTTTTCTATTATCTCTTAGCTCGGGATATTGCCTCTCGGATTTATCGCAACGAAAACTTAGCAGTCCTTTTTCGGATTAGCGCCTTTGCCCTCTTTTTCTTTTCTTTAATCCAGTACGGTAATTCGGTGGTTCAAGCATTAGGAGAGTTTAAGCACCTCTCCTTCCTTTTGATTTTCAACTCTTTGGTAAGCCTTATTCTCCTTATTCCCCTCACGAAATCTTTTGGGATTAAGGGAGCGGTTCTTTCTCAATCTTTAACAAGTCTATTCGTCTTTCTCCTCCTTTTGCGGATCTTTCAGTTTTTAAGAAACAGGTATCACCTTCTGCCTTTGGGGATCAGTTTTCATAAGATAAAAGAGCATTTCCCGAAATTGCTCTCCTTTGCCTTTCCCCTTTTCTTGTCCGGATTGGTGATGACCCCGGCTTTAACGATTTTAACTACCCTCCTTTCCCGACTCCGGAGTTTTCAAGAGGTTGGCTTCTTTAATGTCGGCTATTCTCTAACCCAAATCATACTCTTTCTTCCCACGGCAGTCGGTGTACCGTTTATCCCCTTGGCGAGTAGATTGGTAACGGAAGACCGGGAGAGATTAAAGGATTTTCTCTTGAAAACAATCTATGGGGTTAATATAATGGTGATGGTGATCTGTTTTCTTATGAGTTTTTTTGCTCACGAAATTATTCATCTCTTTTACGGTTCAAAATACGAATCCGCCCAGGAGATTCTCCTTCTTTTAGTTGCCGCCAGTTTTCTCACCAGTTTCGGCTACATCGTTGGTTATTATCTCCTGGCGGTTGGCAAGGTATGGTTGGGAACACTATTTAACCTAATCTGGTTTTTAATCGTTTTGGCGCCGGCATTTCCCCTTATTAAAAATTTGGGTTTAATCGGTTTAGGCTTCGCCTACTTTTTATCTTATGCTATCTTAGCGGTAATTTTTTGCTTCTATTTGAGAAACCACCTGAAAATAGGTATCCGGCAATTGGCGATGCAACTCCTTATCGGAACCGGATTCCTCGTCATCTTATTTCTGATAAGGATTCTCATCCCTAATGTCCGAGGCATAACTTTCTCTTCTCCTTTAGTCTTTATCTCTTTTGGCTTATTTTCCCTTTTTGTGCTTGCCACCCTCTTTTTAATCCCTAAGTCATTCAATAAAGAGATGATTATTGAACTAATAAAAAGGAGAAATGCTACATAGCGATTTTGATTGGGCATTTTTTGGTGCCGTACCCCACGATCATCTGCTCCGGGGTAGGACCGGCGCTTTGGTTGACGAATTGAGAAGACGAGACTTTTTTATCTATTACTTTGAGATACCGCCGGCTTCAGTCCTCCAGTATTTTAAGGATAAACTTTCCCACCGGCGCGGCTTTTTCAATTTTCTCTTCCCCCGACTCCGAATCCTTCCCAACTTGGCGATCTTTCCCCAACCACCAATCTTCCCGGCGGCTCGCTACGAAACCGACTCAATTCGGAAATTCAATCAGAAGCGTCAGGTAAAAAGGATTTTGAAAAATCTCCAGCCCCTTTGGGCGAAAAGGAAAAAGCCCGTAGTCGCATTAGTAGTTACCCCTTGGTGGTACGAGATTGTTGAGACGATTCACCAGAAGTTGCCCTTTACCTTAATCATTTACGATTGTATTGATGACCTGAGGGTTTTCTGTAAAGAAAAACAACTGGGCTATTATTCTAAACTCCAAAGAAAATTAGTCGCCAAAGCGGATTTAATCTTAATCTCGGCTCAAAAACTGAAAGAAGACATAATAAATCTTAAACCCGAGGCAAAGATTGCCTTCCTCCCTAACGGCGTTGACTTTGATTTCTTTTACCAAAACGGCTGGAATGCCCCCCCGCCTCCTGATTTAGAAAAACTCCCCCGTCCGATAATTGGTTTTGTCGGTTCTCTCTTCTCTTGGATTGATACCAATCTCATTTTTGCCGCGGCGAAGTCATTTCCTCAGGCATCCGTGGTCTTAGTCGGCCCGATGCGGGATATTAGAATACCAAAACTTCCCAACATTCATCTCTTAGGACCAAAGCCCTATTCCTTAATCCCGGCCTATATCAATAATTTTGATGTCTGCCTCATCCCTTTTATTGCTGACCCTCTTTCCGATAAGGTTGACCCGATTAAAGTCTATGAGTATTTAAGTTTGGGAAAACCGGTAGTGGCTTGTAATTTACAGGAATTGGAGAAAACGAAAGAGTTAATCTATTTATCTAATAACGAAAAGGATTTTATCCGATCAATCGCCGAAGCCCTTAAGGAGACGAAGGATGATGATTTGAAGGAAAGGAGGATAAAATATGCTCAGGAGAATTCTTGGAAGATTCGGGTTTCCGAACTTTTAACCATTGTGGGGAAGGAATTGAAAGG
This window of the candidate division WOR-3 bacterium genome carries:
- a CDS encoding glycosyltransferase — translated: MLHSDFDWAFFGAVPHDHLLRGRTGALVDELRRRDFFIYYFEIPPASVLQYFKDKLSHRRGFFNFLFPRLRILPNLAIFPQPPIFPAARYETDSIRKFNQKRQVKRILKNLQPLWAKRKKPVVALVVTPWWYEIVETIHQKLPFTLIIYDCIDDLRVFCKEKQLGYYSKLQRKLVAKADLILISAQKLKEDIINLKPEAKIAFLPNGVDFDFFYQNGWNAPPPPDLEKLPRPIIGFVGSLFSWIDTNLIFAAAKSFPQASVVLVGPMRDIRIPKLPNIHLLGPKPYSLIPAYINNFDVCLIPFIADPLSDKVDPIKVYEYLSLGKPVVACNLQELEKTKELIYLSNNEKDFIRSIAEALKETKDDDLKERRIKYAQENSWKIRVSELLTIVGKELKGEGRH
- a CDS encoding O-antigen ligase family protein, coding for VERLLGGRFASFKILEYDVSLLARMELGKYVIEKVRQSPFLGVGLADFVRYRYFPTLGRFNVYLLDNTYLQLLWKTGILGLTLFLGMMGFFLARAWFILKKGRTTFDKIIGSSIFFSFLTLMISGLQCAILVGYRFNLVWAVLAGITELRAREIKNQIERKD
- a CDS encoding oligosaccharide flippase family protein — translated: MSNTYQSLGKRLVIGSSYYYTSLLINKAITTISSIFLARTLGPTNFGMISIVNYLLLLLLFFTGFGIPTASVKLITAYWTEDRREASSFISSAFFINLLIIILITLFYYLLARDIASRIYRNENLAVLFRISAFALFFFSLIQYGNSVVQALGEFKHLSFLLIFNSLVSLILLIPLTKSFGIKGAVLSQSLTSLFVFLLLLRIFQFLRNRYHLLPLGISFHKIKEHFPKLLSFAFPLFLSGLVMTPALTILTTLLSRLRSFQEVGFFNVGYSLTQIILFLPTAVGVPFIPLASRLVTEDRERLKDFLLKTIYGVNIMVMVICFLMSFFAHEIIHLFYGSKYESAQEILLLLVAASFLTSFGYIVGYYLLAVGKVWLGTLFNLIWFLIVLAPAFPLIKNLGLIGLGFAYFLSYAILAVIFCFYLRNHLKIGIRQLAMQLLIGTGFLVILFLIRILIPNVRGITFSSPLVFISFGLFSLFVLATLFLIPKSFNKEMIIELIKRRNAT